TTCGCGGTTTTTAGGTGTCGGTCATGAAGTCGTCCGCAAAGGCCGGGAAACCTTACAATGGGCAGGCAGGACCGTTATTCCGCTTAAAATCTGAAACTAATTGAATATCCTCCCGTTTCACGACCATATTCTTTTAAGTCAGAAAGCGAGGGAGCATGCGTCAGTTAAAAATCACCAAGCAGGTCACCAACCGGGAGACCGCCTCTTTAGACAAGTATTTACAGGAAATCGGCCGTGTCGAGCTGATTACGGCGGAAGAAGAAGTACGCCTCGCCCAACTCATCAAGAAAGGTGATGCCAAAGCACTGGAACGCCTCACCAAGGCCAACCTTCGTTTCGTGGTATCCGTGGCAAAACAATACCAGAACCAGGGACTTACCCTGGGCGACCTCATCAACGAAGGCAACCTGGGCCTGATCAAAGCGGCCCAACGTTTCGACGAGACCCGTGGTTTCAAGTTCATCTCCTATGCCGTATGGTGGATCCGTCAGTCCATCCTCCAGGCACTGGCCGAACAGTCGCGTATCGTGCGCCTTCCCCTGAATAAGATCGGGTCGATCAACAAGATCAACAAGACCTTTTCCAAGCTCGAGCAGGAATACGAGCGCGAACCGTCGCCGGAAGAGATCGCCGAGGCGATGTCGATGAACATCGACGACATCAAGGAAGCCCTGCGTACCTCGGGCCGTCACGTGAGCATGGACGCTCCCCTGCAACAGGGCGAGGACAGCACGCTGATGGACGTACTCGGCGACGACGACCAGCCGAACCCCGACCATACGCTCATCAAGGAATCGCTTCGCCGCGAAGTGGAACGCGCACTCTATACGCTCACCACCCGCGAAGCCGATGTCATCCGCCTCTACTTCGGACTGGCCGGCGAACAGCCGATGACCCTCGAAGAGATCGGCGAACGTTTCGACCTTACCCGTGAGCGCGTACGCCAAATCAAGGAAAAGGCAATCCGCCGGCTGAAGCATACCTCCCGTTCCAAGATCCTGAAGACCTACCTGGGTTGATCCGCCTGCGGCGGACATCCGAGGCAAAAGAGGGCGCAAAAGCCCTCTTTTTTTGTTTCCTGCCTTTTTCGATGTTATCCGTAATTTCACCACACGATAGCACCTGCCCCATGCCCCTCATAGCCCCTTCCATACTCTCCTCCGATTTCGGCAACCTCCAGCGAGACGTGGAACTGATCAACCGCAGCGAAGCCGACTGGTTCCACATCGACATCATGGACGGGGTCTTCGTGCCGAACATCTCCTTCGGGTTCCCGGTGCTGAACGCCATCCGCCAGCACGCGCGCAAGCCGCTCGACGTGCACCTGATGATCGTGCAACCGGAGCGGTACATCACCCGCTTCCGGGAATCCGGCGCCGAAGTGTTGACCGTTCATTACGAAGCCTGCCCTCACCTCCACCGTACCGTGCAGGAGATCCGCGCGGCCGGCATGGCGCCGGGCGTGAGCATCAACCCGCACACCTCCGTCGAACTGCTCGACGACATCGTACAGGACCTCGACCTGGTGCTGGTGATGAGTGTCAATCCCGGCTTCGGCGGACAGAAGTTCATCGAGCGGACCTACGAAAAGATCGAAAAGCTGCGCAACATGATCGCGCGGCGCAATTCCAAAGCGAAGATCGAAGTGGATGGCGGGGTGGACCTGGCGAATGCCGGCGCGCTGGTACGGGCAGGAGCCGATGTGCTGGTTGCCGGCAATACGGTCTTCTCCTCCCCCGACCCGTTGCGCACCATCGCCGACCTCAAGGCGATCGGCTGATGCGGGATCAGGCTCCCGCTACGTAATCTTTCAGGTATTCGAACCGGCTTGTGAGTTCGCCGTTTCCGGCGATCGTCGCGCGCTCCACGACGCCATCGTTGTCGTCGCCCAAAAGGCTCGGCATGACGCGCTCGAGCAGGTGTTTGCCAAATCCGTCTGAAGCATCCCGCGGCAGTTCGCAGGGAAGGTTGTCGATGGCCATCACGGTGATCGCCTCCTTGGAGAACGGCTCCGTTTCCCGTTCGCTCACCGGGTCATAGCCCATGAACTTATCGTCGATGGTCGTGGCCCGCGTCGTGGACGGAATGCTGCCGTTGATGTCGCAGGTCACGTCGGCGATGACGCTGATCCGGAAGTCCGGCTGTTTCATCCGGTCGAGGGTGAACAGGATGTCGGCCTTGGGGTCCCAGTACGTGCAATGGATGAGCAGGTCGGTGACCGAAGCGAACGAACGTTCGTCGCTGAAGGTGCTGCGGAAGTCTTCCGGATGTTTGTGGAAATCGGAACCGATGAAGGTGCCGCCGTCCTTTCGGACGTAGTAGTCTTCCGAATGCAACTGTACATAGACCGGCTCGCGGAAGGTGTAGTTCAGGAATTCATAGGGCGTGACCTTGCGCAGGTTGATGGCGCCCATCGTCTCACAAGCGCCGTTCGCTACGCGACCACCGCCGGTGATGACGATCTTGAGGTTCGACATGTGGGCCTTCCGCAGTTCGCGGAAGAGTTCCTTCTTGTCGTGGCAGAGGTGCGCGGGCTTCAGGTTGAACAGCCCGTACTTCAGCCCGTATCCCATGATGCCGTTGTAGGCGCCTACGATGCCGGCATAGCGACCGAAGCCGATGATGCGGTTGCCGTTCCGGTCGACCAGGCACTCGTAATCGACCAGCCGGATCTTCTCCCGCAGGATGTGCTGCAGCAATCCGCGGTTGTGCGGTTGCTTCTTGATGGTGTGTGAGAAGAAGAGGTACGTTTTTCCGGGGATCAGCTCAGATTTAGGAACTTCCTTGATACCCATCAGGATATCACAATCCGAAACATCCTCTTGTAAAGCAATGCCGGCTGCCTCGTATTCGGCGTTGGTGTAACAACGCCAGTCGCTGGGTTGCACCACAATGGTGACATGCGGAAAAAGCTCCCGCAGTTGTTGGCATTGTTCGGGAGTAAACGGAACGCGTTTGTCGCGGGGGATCTTGCCCTCGCGGATAATACCCAACTTGATCGGCTTCATACGTACTGGAAAGGGGCCTGCAAAGGTACGCCCTTCCGATGCAGGAAAAAAGCCGGCCTATCGCTTAAAAAGGCTCTTTCGAAATCGTTTATCACCCTGTTGAAGCAGCAATTCGTACGAGCCTGCCGGTAAGGCGCTCAGGTCCAGTACCGCATCGGCTTGCCCGGTGAACCTGCCTTCCATGGCCAATCGTCCGTCGAAGGTGTAGAGCGCCCAGCGTTCCGGTACGACCAGCCCATTGAAGCGTACCCGAAGCATGTCAGCAACCGGATTCGGGAAAACAAGGATGTCGACGGATTCCGCTTCCTCGATTCCGATCAGGGAAACATTGACGGTTTGAACGGAGGTATCGGATGTGCAGCCGTCACTCACCACCTGGGTGACCGTATAGATTCCGGTTGCGGTATACGTATGCGACGGACTTGCCTGAGTGGAAACACCGCCATCTCCGAAATCCCAGGATATCGATTGCGCGTTGTCGGACTGATCGGTAAACTGGAAGAGGCCATTGCCCAAAGCGCTGTAGCCAAAGCCGGCCTGTGGTTCAAACTCCCCGATGTTCCAGGTGGAAGCACTGTCGTTCACCACCGAAGCCGCGATCTGCTGGTAGTGTTGAACCCTGGCCGTGGCAATACCGGCAGTATAGGTATTCCCGACAGGAGTCGCTCCGAACAGGGTGGCATAGAATACGCAGGTTGCCAGGTAGGTACCGTCGATGCTGGGATGGCTGTTATCACCGGACCATAAGTTGAGCGTGCTGTCGGCGTACCAACTCGCGCGCCAGGCCATACCCACCGGCGCTACGAGGGCCTGATTGTCGTCGGCCATCTCCACATACGATTCGCGCAAGCGCATTTGCATGCCCTCGTAGGTGCAGATCACCGGATAGAACGCACAATTCGACTGGTCTCCGTACTTGCGCCCCCAGGTCATGAAGAAGACGGTCTTTGCACAGGGATTGCTCACGTGAATGAGGCTGTCGAGTACCTGTGCAAACGGATAAACCTCCTGTTCCACCTGGGAAGGCGGGAATGCCGGACGCTGGCTTTGCTCCTGAAGAATGACGAAATCCCAACCACCGGCGGCGATCTTCTGCAAGGTGGTGGCATCGGTGCTGTGCGCCTCAAAGGTGTAGCCGCCGGGAGCGCTGGAATCGACGATCAGTGTATCGCCTGCAGCCAGACAAAAGTTACGCAACTGGTTGGGAAGGTCGTTCACGGCTACATAGCTGTTGCCGATGAACAAGACACGAAACGTACGGGCCAGGGCAGTTCCGGAAAACAGCAACACAGCCAGGCCGGCGAAGAGTAACGATCGGGAAAGCATCAGGGTCGGGAGGTGAAGAGGAATAACAGGAGGTTATTTTCGATGAGGGAGTAATCGGCAGCTTCTACCAGTTGGTCGCCGGTGAGGTCTTCGCGCACATACCCGAAGAGAAACTGACTGACACCATTTTCTTCCTGGGCATAATCCGAAGCCTCGATCAGTCCGTCCTGGTTCACATCACCGCTGAAGAGTGTCGCCACACCGCCGATCACCTGCTGATTATTCCCATAAGCCTTCGATGCGGATAGCGTGAAATCATAGCTCACGTTGGTGGCGTCCAGGGTGATGGGGACGGCACTCCAGGTTTCAAGGGAATTGCGTTGGCGCAGTACGATGTAATACTGATTTCCGTACACCTTTCCGGGAAACGTGGCGGTAACCGTACCGTTGGTCATGAGCAACGCCTTGACTGTATCGGTAAACGCATACGGACTGGTTGCAGATGCCAAGAGCACCGTGATCGAGTCACAAACAGTCGGCGCTCCGCTTGGATTCAAAGCCGCCACCTGTTGATTCGCTCCGAGGTAAAAACCCTGGATAAAGGTCTTGAGCTGAAGATTGACCGGAACATGGTCCCCCTCTACCCTCACCTTGTCGATGTAAAGATAATTTCCGTAACGTCCAATGTTCACAAAGCTGGCGATGACGTTGCTCTGTCCGGCAAAGGCATTCAGGTTGACCGTATCCGTCCGCCAGTCGCCGGCGGCTGGATAATAAGCAGATGTACCGATCGTGGGAATCGTAGCCAGTGTTGGCCCCGGTTTGAGATACACGGTCTGGTAGTTAGTTCCGCAATTCGTTGCCACTTTGATGAGCAACGAGTCCACGTAAGACGGGTTGGTATACAACTGATACGCCACATCGAATATGAGGTGGGCGGTGGCATACTCCGTCAGGTCGATCGGAAAGGTCCGCAATTCATCCCGCTTGCCTTGCGCGTTGTAATTCCAGTTGTCGAACACGGCGGAACTGAAGCCAACACCATACGAGGAACCGGAGCCGTAACGTTTCCATACACGCTGGTCTGCACCATCGTCGTAGAGCGACCAGTTCGCCGGAGGAAAAGCGGTGCTCTCCATCGTTTCGATCACCGGCAAATTCTTACCGAGTGTTGTGATGTAAGCGGTTTTGGTGACACTGCTGGTCCCGGAACCGTTGCTGACACTGAGCGTCACGGCATACTTTCCGGGTGAGCTGTAAGTGACCGAAGGGTTCAACGAGGTGCTGCTGGATGGAGTACCGCCGGGGAAGGTCCAGGTCCTGCTGGTCGGCAGTCCGATCGAGAGATCCGAAAATTGCACCGTACCGCCCGGGCACAACTCGGTTTTGTCGGCAGCAAGGACAGCCTGCAGGGGTCGAAGGTTTTCGAACGGCGTTTCCCACATGCCCCTGCCATAGGTCGACACCCGCAGCAAAGCCTGGCTCGTGCCGTTTTCGAAGATGGTGATGTCATTGATGTTGGTTCGGGCAGGTAAACCGCTGCTGTAATTCGTCCAGGAGGAAGAAGATACCTTTCTGTAGTAAACACTGTTGCTCGCGGCGACAAATACCAATTCCTGCGACGGTGAACTTTCGTCGATGAGAATGTCGTTCCAGTTAACGGAAGGAAGTCCTGTGCTGATGTTGGTCCAATTGGTACCGTTGTTAGTTGAACGATAGACCCGTGTATTCATCACCGCGTAGAGGATGTCCGGATTGGTTTTGACGGACACGATCCCGGCCTTTGATCCGGTACCGTATGGAAGCGCGATCTGGGTAAAAGTCGGACTTCCGCTCAGTGCGTTGGTGCTTACGAACAGATTCTGATCGTTTGTGATCACATACAATCGGTTCGAATCGGCCGTGCTGATGTGCATGGCCATGATCGTCTTGTTGATGTTGCCGATCTGGGTCCAGGTCGGGGATGCCGCGGTGAGATTCGTGGTACGATAGACCTGGAGATTGCCGGCAAAAGCCAGATCCGGGTTGGATTTCGTAAAGGCGATATCCTGCAGACTGGTCGGCACAAGTCCGTAGCTATTCTCTCCGCCGGTTATCACATCCCGGCGCTTTGCGTTGGAATAGTAGTAGATCCGGGAACTGCCAGTGGTACAGTCAAACGACATCGGCGAGGTCCAGTCACCGCCACGATTACAATACCAGGCGGCATTTACGGAATACAATTCCCCGTTATCCTGTGTACCGATACTGACCGCGTCACGACGGGTAGGGCTGGTATAGCCATGATAGATCTCGTATCCATAGATGCCGTCACTCTTCGGCGTCCAGTTATTTCCACCATCGGTGCTCAACCATACTCCGCCGTCGTTCATGTTCCACAACTGGGAAGTGTTGTACGGGCTGACCGCCACCTGATGCATATCGGTATGTACCTTTTCCCACCAGTTGGTTTGCTGTGTCCAGTCGGCTCCGCCGTTGGTGGACTTCCAAACGTTATGGGCAACGAACCAGAGGACATCGCGATTGGTAAGATCAGCGCCAACGGCCACATTGTAGTTGCCTTGCCCGGCGTCGTACAACACATTGTCATAACCGGTCAGGTTGGGCATTACCGTATCCTTCATCGCGCTGAAGTTCATGCCCCCATCGGTTGATCTGAAAATCGTACCGTACTTCGCAACGAGCGCGAAGTAGACATAATTCGAATCGGCCGGTGTGACCGCGATGCGTGCACCCGTATTGGTATAGCCTGCCGGCAGGTAAACACCGGCTGTAACCTGCGACCAGGTCTCACCGAAGTCAGTGGAACGCCACAGCGTATTGGCTCCGGTAGCAAACAAGACACGCGAACTCGCATTCGCCTTTTTCACGAGATCGTAAAACGCCATCGCACCCGACTTTAACGTCCAGTTGGTGCCACCGTTGGTGGTCTTGTAAATACCGTTGCTGGTAGCTGCGACCAGGATGTTGTTGTTGGTTGGATCCATCAGCAGTTCGACCACCACTCCGGACGTGAGGCCGGTCTGTGAAAAGGTCGTACCGCCATTGGTCGACTTCCAGACTCCGCTGCCGGTGGAGTAGTAATTCGCATCACCGCCGCCGAGATAGAGCACCTGATCGTTCGTATGATCGATGCAAACAGACGCCAGGCGCGTTCCGTTTGGCATGGCATCGCAGCCGGGCGCCAGGCTCCAACTCGTACTGCCGTTGGAGGAGATGAATAACCCGCCCCTTGCACTCACAGCGTACAGCTTGGATGAATTGGACGGATGAAATTTCATCTGGGAAATCCGGCTGATACCGTGTATTTGTCCGCTTACATTCGTCGGAAAAAGCGCGGGTGCCAGCGGTGTCCAGGATGCGGTTTGCGCGCGGGATGTCCACGTGAAAGCGAACAGGATAACGAAGAGGATCAGACAGGAGACGCGTGTCATCGCTTACCCTCCTTTCCTTCAGCAGCCTTCAATTGCCGGTTGCGTTCTTCCTCCATGACCTTGCGTTCGGAGGGAGTCAGGATGCGACCGTCGTTCTGGACGAATGGCTTTACATCGCGTTGCCATTCTTCGAAACGCTTGCATTGCCAGATCATCTCCTGTCGCCAGGAAGCTTCCTCCGGACTCAGCTCGCGTAACTTTTCCCTGATCTCGGCTTCGCGCTCCGGACTGTAGCCATATTTTTCCCGTTCTTCAATTTCTTCCAACGGATTCTCGCGTCCTTGCCAGAATGCTTCGAAGGCTTTGACGGCATCGTTGTAGTTAACGGCCGTATCGTCCATCATCCGCACCCAATCAGGCAGGATGCCACTGGTAGGATCAGCTGTTTGCTGAGCCTGACAAACGGAAAAGAAGGGATAAAAGAATAAACCGATCCAGAGTAACTGGATTCGCAGGATTTTCATGCTCTCAGGAATTGGGATTCGTATTGCGCAGGGTTAGCTAATATACGTGACCGGCGGCAGAGTAGCAATGACCTGTAGCACGCAAATTCCGGGGAAAAATGGCATCTTCGCAGGATGATGAAAAGGCTTTTGATACTCGTTTTAATGCTGATTTCCGCTTCCGCGTTGCGGGCACAGGACTCCCTGCAAGTGGTGGGCATCCGTTCACCCATGAGCCGGGGCGAGCAGCCGGGGTTTGCCATTCGCATTCCACAAGCCAAACCAAAAGAACTTGGGAGCGGATGGAAAAAATATGTGCGCAGTCAATCCAAAAACAGCGTATCGCTGGAAGGTAACGAGTGGATCATGAACCGGGGACCGGTGAAAGGACTTGGCGAAGATTCGCTCATCAGCTACGCCCGATTCCGGGAGGAAGCAGGCGCGACCCTGGGCGAATTTTTTATTGGTACCGATGACCAGAATTTCTTCACCGGAGAACATGCCAAGGCGGCGCTGGTCCGCTCCTGGTTGCGGGAATTCGGCGTGCAACAATACCGGGAAGCGGTCGAAGACGAATTGAAACAGGCGGAGCGCACCCTGGACACCTACGAACAGGAACTCAAGTCGCTCGAAAACGCCAACGAGAATTCCGAAAAGAGGATCCGGGAAAACAAGCGCGACATTGATCGCTTACAAAGCGAGATCGGAGAGAACAAACGCGAGCAGGAAATGAAGAGCCAGCAGATCCTCGATCAGAAAAAAACAGTCGCCTTGTATCCGGAGGGCGAAATGCGCGATATCGAAGAAAAGAAACTGAAGCAACTCGAAAAGGAAAAGCGCAGACTGGAAAAGGATAAGGAGTCGAAGGAAGGCGATATTGACGACAAGGAGATCGAGAACAAACGCATGGACAAGGCCATCGACGAGAATACCCGAAACGTCATTCCCATAAAGCAGGAATTGATCGGTTATCAGAAAAACCTGGTGGCCGATATCAGGAAAAAACTCGAGGGCATTCGCTGATTCCCCATGCGCATTGATATCCTGACGATCCTTCCCGAATTGCTGGAAGGCCCCTTCTCCCACTCCATCCTCAAACGGGCGGAACAGAAAGGGCTTGCGGAGATTCACCTGAACAACATCCGGGAGTTCTCACTCGACAAGCACCGCAGTGTCGATGATTACGCTTATGGCGGTGGCGCGGGTATGGTCATGATGGCTGAACCGATCGTTCGCTGCATTGAACATCTACAGGAACAGCGCACCTACGACGAGATCATCTACATGACACCCGATGGTGACCTGCTCAATCAGAAGATAGCCAACGAACTCAGTCTGCGCGGCAACCTCATGATCCTGTGTGGACATTACAAGGGGATTGATCAACGCATCCGCGACCGCTGGATCACCCGCGAGATCTCGATCGGCGATTACGTCTTGTCGGGAGGCGAGTTGGGAGCTGCTGTCCTCACCGATGCGATCGTGCGGCTGCTTCCGGGGGTACTCAATGACGAAACGAGCGCCCTCTCCGACTCCTTCCAGGACGATTTGCTGGCGCCACCGGTTTACACCCGACCCGCGGACTTTCGCGGGATGCCGGTGCCGGAAATCCTGCTCAGCGGCAACTTCGCCCGCATCGACGATTGGCGGCACCAGCAGTCTGTGGAGCGAACCCGGCAACGCCGACCCGATCTCCTCAGAGGGCGTGAAAAGGAGTAAAAAAATCCATTTCGAGGCTTTTTTAAAACGAATTATTCCCTATATTTGCCGTCCGGTTTCGGGCGAACGAAGCCGTAAATAGCTGAAAATCATGGACTTGATTAAAATCGCCGCCGAAAACATCATCGTGAAGCGCGAGCACCCGGTCTTCAAAGCCGGTGATACGGTGACTGTTTACTATAAGATCATCGAAGGTAACAAGGAGCGTATCCAGCAGTACCAGGGTGTGGTATTGCAACGCAAAGGCTCCGGACTTGCCCAGACCTTCACCGTTCGCAAGATTTCCAACGGCGTAGGTGTTGAACGTATCTTCCCGCTGCAATCACCGAAGATCGACAAGATCGTAGTCGACAAGCGCGGTATCGTTCGTCGTGCCCGCATCTTCTATCTCCGCGGCATCTCCGGCAAAAAAGCCCGCATCGAAGAAAAGAAGTCTTAAGATATCCGATTCAAATTTCTCTGAGAACCCTGCACCTGCGTGTGGGGTTTTCTTTTTGAGGGACGAGATGCGGCGGACGGGTTAATGGTTCCGCGTTTCGGGTTTCGCGTTTCGGGTTGAGTAAAAATTGAAAGTGAATCCCAAGTCCTGATCTGAAATTGCCTGTAACTTGAATGGTTGAATTTGATTCCCTCGTCCCTCGTCCCTCGTCCCTCGTCCCTCGTCCCTCGTCCCTCGTCCCTCGTCCCTCGTCCCTCGTCCCTCGTCCCTCGTCCCTCGTCCCTCGTCCCTCAATACTGGTCTGTAGCCAACAAGACCAGCGTACACGCCTCTTCCGTTTCGATACCCAGCGCTTCCGCTTTCTTTTTTAGTTCAGGATTCTCGGCTCCGGGATTGAAGATGATTCGGCGTGGACGAAGGGACAGCAGGTAGTCCATCATAGTTTCTTGCGCCTTTTCACCCAGGTAGAGTGTCACCGTATCCAGATCTGTCAAGCCGGGTTGTCCGGTGAGAAACTCCACATTTTCTACCCTTCCCGGTCGTGGGGCAAGGGCCAGTACTTCGTGGCCATGCAGTAAAAGGGAACGAATCGCCTTGTTGGAATAGCGTTCAGGCTTTTCGGAAGCCCCTACGACCAAGGTTCTTTTAGAAACGGTCATGCACAAAGATACCGAACAACCAGGCCCGGCACTATGCTGTTCGTCAGCATTCCTCGATGTAGTTCAGGTCCTTGCTGAAGGTGTCGCGCAGCGTCAGGATCCCGATCAGTGCCAGCAGGGAACAGATCAGTCCCACGACCAAGGCGCTGTAGACCTTTGGTGTCGGGCTGGTTGAAAAGTATGGCTCCAGAAATTTATACAAGAGGGTTATTGGCACGACCGCACCGCGGACGAAGTTGGGCACCGTATTGGTGACCGTCGACCGGATATTCGTGCCGAACTGTTCCGAAGCGATGGTGACAAAGAGCGCCCAGTATCCGGTTGCCGAACCGAGCAGGAAGCACATGAGATAGAACCAGTCCGTTGAGGTGGAATAAGGAAATAGAAACAGCCAGACCAGGACGACGGAAAGCAAAATATATCCGATCACCACCTTCTTACGAGAGCGGAAGAACTGGCTGAACAATCCGCTGAGCAGATCGCCGAAGGAAAGTCCGATGTATGCATACATGATGGCCGTACCGGTAACCACATCCGGAATCCCGAGTTCTTTGGTGATGCCACCCGACAAGGCGATCAGGATACCGATGATGTACCAGATCGGCAAGCCGATGAAGATGCAGCTCAGGTATTTGAAGAACAAAGTCCGGCTGCGGAAGAGGGCGAAGAAGTCGCCTCGTCGCACGTGCGATTCGCTTTTCACCTTCTTATACATGCCCGACTCGATGGTTCCGATACGTAAAAAGAGCAGGAATAATCCCAGCAAACCGCCAACGAGGTAAGCCATTTGCCAACCCACCAGGGCCGTTCCAAGGTGTTCGTTGCACCAGCTTGCCATGATCGCCCCCTCCTTTCCCACGATGGACGCAAACACTGCTCCCAACGCACCAAAGGTCACGATGATCATGGTGCCATAGCCGCGGGTTTCCTTGCTCATGGTTTCCACCACCAGGGTGATGCCGGCACCCAGTTCGCCTGCCAGTCCCAGTCCTGCCAGCAGGCGCACCACGGCGTAGCTGTCGAGGGTGGTAACGAACGCATTGGCTATGTTGGCCGCCGAATACAACAAGATGGATCCGAACAGTACGGAGAGCCTTCCTTTCCGATCACCCAACACACCCCAAAGAATACCGCCCAGCAGCATTCCGATCATCTGGCAATTGAAGAGAAAGATCTCGTTACGCTCGTAGTCGCCATCCCCCAATCCAAGCGCCTGCAGGCTTTCCTTCTTGACGACATTGAAGAGGATCAGGTCGTAGATATCGACAAAGTACCCCAGGGAAGCGACAATGACCAGCAGGTTGAACGGACTACGGATAGCGGTCTGTTGTTTCATGGAATGCAAAATACAGGAAGGTGCATTAGAATAAAAGGGCTATTTCGGAAAAATAAGGGTCGATCCGGCACGCACGCCTGGCCATCACAACAGACTGGCAGACGCGTTATGAGGGGAATCCATCAAACTTGCTGGCACGACTCTTCTATCTGCATCTAGGACGTGCTCCTCATTCGGAATTCGGTATAAACCGCTTCCGTGCGAACGCTCTTCCTGATCCCGTCTTTAGGTAATGTTCAAAGTGAACCGCGCGTTCTTTCTGTTGAAAAGCTGCACACCAAATTAATGATACAGGTCGATGTTTGCTGGTAAAAACACTGCCACCAGACTGATGTCGCTTGACTCGAGCACGAAGGTCACTCGTTCTTCCGACGTAGTGCCGACCATCATTTAGTTTTAGGATATAAACGAAATACCACACGAAGGACAAATTAAAACCTAATCAGTCATCATCTAAACCACTATAATCGGTTTAATTCATTAAACGAAATTGGCACGTCTGGTGCTGCACAAAAGAATGGATGGCTTCGCCGAAGTGCACATGAACTGGACCAAGGCCAAATTTTATGGTGCAAAGTAAAAGGTCCGCCTACGCGCTAAAGCGCTTCGGCAGTTTGAAGTTGGATCCCGTCCGCCGTAGTCCGCATGAAGTGGACCATCATCAGAGCTAAGTGCGTAAAGCAAATGTCCGCCTACGCGCTAAAGCGCTTCGGCAGTTTGAAGTTGGATCCCGTCCGCCGTAGTCCGCATGAAGTGGACCTTGATCAGAGATTAGGGCGTAAAGCAAAAGTCCGCCTACGCGCTAAAGCGCTTCGGCGGACGTAGGCGGAGAGGGAGGGATTCGAACCCCCGGTGCGTTTGACCGCACACCTGATTTCGAATCAGGCACATTCGACCACTCTGACACCTCTCCGTATCCCGTGGTTCCTGAGGGGCGCAAAGGTAGGAATTTACCTTAAAATAATGGTTTATTGGCTTTGTCGTTTCGAGATTCGACGCTGAGCTAAAGCGCTGGCTACCTGAAGAAAAAGCTTTAGGCAACAGAAAGATGAGACTCCAGGCCAGGCAACAACAGAAAAAAAATCGTCCGCCAACGCGCTAAGGCGCTTCGGCGGACGTTGGCGGAGAGAGAGGGATTCGAACCCCCGGAACCTTGCGGTTCAACGGTTTTCAAGACCGCCGCAATCGACCGCTCTGCCATCTCTCCGATGCGAAAATAGGAAATACCGGCCAATCCAAGGCTTTTTCGAGCATTTCAACTGAGGTGAAAATCAGCGATTACGCTGTGTAGGCGACCAGATGCCGCTTCGCACCCCGCCCAGGTAGCGGAAGTACCCCTGGGCCAGGGCAATGTTCATGAAGACAAAATAAGCGACAAAACGCACGCTCTTCAGGTGCAAACCGAACTTGCGCAAGCTCCATTCCCAGGCCGGGGATAACAGCAGGATCACTTCCACCGTGAGCAAGACCGCCCATTCGCGCTGGTAAAAAGCAAGGCAGGCAAGGGTGAAAAGGGAAAGCAGGATGAACAGGGGCGTGAACCA
This DNA window, taken from Bacteroidota bacterium, encodes the following:
- a CDS encoding PKD domain-containing protein, producing MTRVSCLILFVILFAFTWTSRAQTASWTPLAPALFPTNVSGQIHGISRISQMKFHPSNSSKLYAVSARGGLFISSNGSTSWSLAPGCDAMPNGTRLASVCIDHTNDQVLYLGGGDANYYSTGSGVWKSTNGGTTFSQTGLTSGVVVELLMDPTNNNILVAATSNGIYKTTNGGTNWTLKSGAMAFYDLVKKANASSRVLFATGANTLWRSTDFGETWSQVTAGVYLPAGYTNTGARIAVTPADSNYVYFALVAKYGTIFRSTDGGMNFSAMKDTVMPNLTGYDNVLYDAGQGNYNVAVGADLTNRDVLWFVAHNVWKSTNGGADWTQQTNWWEKVHTDMHQVAVSPYNTSQLWNMNDGGVWLSTDGGNNWTPKSDGIYGYEIYHGYTSPTRRDAVSIGTQDNGELYSVNAAWYCNRGGDWTSPMSFDCTTGSSRIYYYSNAKRRDVITGGENSYGLVPTSLQDIAFTKSNPDLAFAGNLQVYRTTNLTAASPTWTQIGNINKTIMAMHISTADSNRLYVITNDQNLFVSTNALSGSPTFTQIALPYGTGSKAGIVSVKTNPDILYAVMNTRVYRSTNNGTNWTNISTGLPSVNWNDILIDESSPSQELVFVAASNSVYYRKVSSSSWTNYSSGLPARTNINDITIFENGTSQALLRVSTYGRGMWETPFENLRPLQAVLAADKTELCPGGTVQFSDLSIGLPTSRTWTFPGGTPSSSTSLNPSVTYSSPGKYAVTLSVSNGSGTSSVTKTAYITTLGKNLPVIETMESTAFPPANWSLYDDGADQRVWKRYGSGSSYGVGFSSAVFDNWNYNAQGKRDELRTFPIDLTEYATAHLIFDVAYQLYTNPSYVDSLLIKVATNCGTNYQTVYLKPGPTLATIPTIGTSAYYPAAGDWRTDTVNLNAFAGQSNVIASFVNIGRYGNYLYIDKVRVEGDHVPVNLQLKTFIQGFYLGANQQVAALNPSGAPTVCDSITVLLASATSPYAFTDTVKALLMTNGTVTATFPGKVYGNQYYIVLRQRNSLETWSAVPITLDATNVSYDFTLSASKAYGNNQQVIGGVATLFSGDVNQDGLIEASDYAQEENGVSQFLFGYVREDLTGDQLVEAADYSLIENNLLLFLFTSRP
- the trmD gene encoding tRNA (guanosine(37)-N1)-methyltransferase TrmD — protein: MRIDILTILPELLEGPFSHSILKRAEQKGLAEIHLNNIREFSLDKHRSVDDYAYGGGAGMVMMAEPIVRCIEHLQEQRTYDEIIYMTPDGDLLNQKIANELSLRGNLMILCGHYKGIDQRIRDRWITREISIGDYVLSGGELGAAVLTDAIVRLLPGVLNDETSALSDSFQDDLLAPPVYTRPADFRGMPVPEILLSGNFARIDDWRHQQSVERTRQRRPDLLRGREKE
- the rplS gene encoding 50S ribosomal protein L19, which codes for MDLIKIAAENIIVKREHPVFKAGDTVTVYYKIIEGNKERIQQYQGVVLQRKGSGLAQTFTVRKISNGVGVERIFPLQSPKIDKIVVDKRGIVRRARIFYLRGISGKKARIEEKKS
- a CDS encoding CoA-binding protein, producing the protein MTVSKRTLVVGASEKPERYSNKAIRSLLLHGHEVLALAPRPGRVENVEFLTGQPGLTDLDTVTLYLGEKAQETMMDYLLSLRPRRIIFNPGAENPELKKKAEALGIETEEACTLVLLATDQY
- a CDS encoding MFS transporter — encoded protein: MKQQTAIRSPFNLLVIVASLGYFVDIYDLILFNVVKKESLQALGLGDGDYERNEIFLFNCQMIGMLLGGILWGVLGDRKGRLSVLFGSILLYSAANIANAFVTTLDSYAVVRLLAGLGLAGELGAGITLVVETMSKETRGYGTMIIVTFGALGAVFASIVGKEGAIMASWCNEHLGTALVGWQMAYLVGGLLGLFLLFLRIGTIESGMYKKVKSESHVRRGDFFALFRSRTLFFKYLSCIFIGLPIWYIIGILIALSGGITKELGIPDVVTGTAIMYAYIGLSFGDLLSGLFSQFFRSRKKVVIGYILLSVVLVWLFLFPYSTSTDWFYLMCFLLGSATGYWALFVTIASEQFGTNIRSTVTNTVPNFVRGAVVPITLLYKFLEPYFSTSPTPKVYSALVVGLICSLLALIGILTLRDTFSKDLNYIEEC